The following coding sequences are from one Verrucomicrobiota bacterium window:
- the tadA gene encoding tRNA adenosine(34) deaminase TadA has translation MSEFFALPPDDQVIDLSSDDYFMGEALRQAAKAYAGEEVPIGAVMVRGGKIVARAHNQVEMLKDATAHAEILAISQTQQVVDDWRLTECTLYVTKEPCPMCAGAIMLSRIKRVVFGVGDPKAGGAGGALNILELPGLHHKCSSTGGVRENECQMMLKSFFKEQRQRRDNGDESTPPARGLN, from the coding sequence ATGTCCGAATTTTTCGCCTTACCCCCTGATGACCAAGTCATTGATTTATCCAGTGACGATTATTTTATGGGTGAGGCCTTACGTCAGGCGGCAAAGGCTTATGCAGGCGAAGAAGTCCCCATCGGGGCGGTCATGGTCCGGGGCGGCAAAATCGTGGCACGCGCCCATAACCAAGTGGAGATGCTTAAAGATGCTACCGCTCACGCCGAGATTCTAGCCATCAGCCAGACCCAGCAGGTCGTGGATGATTGGAGGCTCACGGAGTGCACGCTCTATGTCACAAAGGAACCCTGCCCGATGTGTGCGGGAGCTATCATGCTTTCTCGGATCAAACGCGTGGTGTTTGGTGTGGGGGACCCCAAAGCCGGCGGAGCGGGCGGAGCCCTGAATATCCTTGAGCTCCCCGGGCTTCACCATAAATGCTCCTCCACCGGTGGGGTTCGAGAAAATGAATGCCAAATGATGCTCAAGAGTTTTTTTAAAGAACAACGCCAACGCCGGGATAATGGGGACGAGTCCACACCGCCGGCACGGGGGCTGAACTAG
- a CDS encoding peptidylprolyl isomerase, whose protein sequence is MRHRFSLLLALTLLTACSTTQPTIRETKTKPYNPQVDRKYEFTSTDDDVAVIDTKFGIMVMEFDSAAAPRHVQNFKNLAGQGFYNGLLFHRTVPGFIIQAGDPKTREDDRRGEWGTGNPGYTIPAEVQLPNVRGAVGAARLGDNVNPARESNGSQFYIVIQDAPSLDGTYSVFGHISEGMEVSDAISGQQKDSSDTPLTDIPMKVTVIPRSKLSEYKKNKNAPPVDASSVPAPVEPGPSKKRN, encoded by the coding sequence ATGAGACACCGTTTTAGCCTTTTGCTTGCACTCACACTCCTGACGGCCTGCTCGACTACCCAGCCCACCATCCGTGAGACCAAGACAAAACCTTACAATCCCCAAGTGGACCGCAAATATGAATTCACCTCCACAGACGATGATGTCGCTGTCATTGATACAAAATTCGGGATTATGGTAATGGAATTCGACTCGGCAGCAGCACCCCGCCACGTGCAAAACTTTAAAAACCTCGCCGGCCAGGGTTTCTATAACGGACTCCTCTTCCACCGTACCGTTCCCGGATTCATCATCCAAGCGGGTGATCCGAAGACCCGGGAGGATGATCGCCGGGGTGAATGGGGCACAGGGAACCCCGGATACACCATTCCTGCAGAGGTCCAGCTGCCTAATGTCCGTGGTGCTGTCGGAGCTGCCCGCCTCGGAGATAATGTTAATCCTGCTCGGGAATCCAATGGCTCTCAATTTTACATCGTGATCCAAGATGCCCCTTCCCTAGACGGTACTTATAGTGTCTTTGGGCATATCTCCGAAGGTATGGAAGTCTCTGATGCCATTTCCGGACAACAAAAGGATAGCTCGGACACTCCCCTGACCGACATTCCCATGAAGGTCACTGTCATCCCCAGATCAAAGCTTTCTGAGTATAAGAAAAATAAAAATGCTCCTCCTGTGGATGCCTCATCGGTACCAGCCCCTGTCGAACCAGGCCCCTCTAAAAAGAGGAATTAA
- a CDS encoding glycine cleavage T C-terminal barrel domain-containing protein, protein MNELIKKGIFFDLTNRARFSFTGSDRERFLQGQVSNDVRMANPKNAIYCAVMSSKGKMNGDGFIHKSHDSIIFDTELSLRDSLKERFERFIIADDVELQDTTDETCQFHLLVPESQLSGLHLPLVESARLGIRGYDFFAPAVSRNALLEQFAAAGLTHGDETLYEITRIEQGIARYGQDMEEDTIPNEAGLETRAISYHKGCYIGQEVISRIKSVGRVNWSWNGFLIDSPTPLPTDTKIVIEEKEIGLITSSCYSKTLSRMIGLGYLRRGHENAGMKYLTQSNIKVEVTPLPFIKETL, encoded by the coding sequence GTGAATGAATTGATCAAAAAAGGCATTTTTTTCGACCTCACCAACCGTGCTCGCTTTTCCTTTACAGGGAGTGACCGCGAAAGATTCCTCCAAGGCCAAGTCAGTAATGACGTCCGGATGGCTAACCCGAAAAATGCTATTTATTGTGCTGTCATGTCCTCCAAGGGGAAAATGAATGGTGATGGATTTATCCACAAATCGCACGACTCGATTATTTTTGATACCGAACTATCCCTGAGGGATTCGCTCAAGGAGCGGTTCGAACGCTTTATTATCGCTGATGATGTAGAGCTCCAGGACACGACCGACGAGACTTGTCAATTCCATCTCCTCGTACCTGAAAGCCAATTATCCGGACTGCACCTCCCCTTGGTCGAGAGTGCACGCCTCGGTATTCGGGGGTACGATTTTTTTGCACCCGCCGTTTCGAGAAACGCTCTCTTGGAGCAATTTGCTGCGGCAGGACTGACTCATGGTGATGAGACGCTTTACGAAATAACCCGGATCGAGCAAGGCATCGCCCGTTACGGCCAGGACATGGAGGAAGACACCATCCCGAATGAAGCAGGGCTCGAAACCCGGGCCATCTCTTATCACAAGGGTTGTTACATCGGCCAAGAGGTCATCTCCCGGATCAAGAGTGTGGGGCGTGTTAATTGGAGCTGGAATGGTTTCTTGATCGACTCCCCTACCCCTTTGCCCACGGACACAAAAATCGTCATCGAAGAAAAAGAAATTGGCTTAATCACCAGCTCTTGCTATTCAAAAACTCTCTCTCGCATGATCGGACTGGGCTATTTGCGCCGCGGCCATGAGAATGCCGGAATGAAATATTTAACCCAATCAAATATAAAGGTGGAAGTCACCCCTCTTCCTTTTATTAAAGAAACTTTATGA